Proteins from a single region of Punica granatum isolate Tunisia-2019 chromosome 8, ASM765513v2, whole genome shotgun sequence:
- the LOC116187386 gene encoding putative disease resistance protein RGA4 isoform X3 translates to MADLILGSIVDSITEHLVSLVAQEIGLISGVKRELEKLRGTVSAIAALLREAEKRRIEAEDVKDWLQRLKVVVYDADDLLDDFSTEALRRRRVVGGVKRVLNEGFIKPLGNRKTQLEEVGHDYFMELLSRSFFQDIVEDRYGNIVRCKMHDLMHDLAQSVAGDNCITIDSSHEKSIPPGARHVSTDDPLVLKSRFEGGKRLRSLLFTKTFGNFRELIHLDVSCFRNLRALRIRNARINVISGSIGKLKHMRSLDLSWNPFQYLPNSISGLCNLETLNLRGCPHLQRLPRGLTKLVNLRQLDVSECDKLTHLPRGIGKLTNLQMLGEFKVGKDSIRDAAGLNELSKLTGLRKELTIQCLERSVPSGLEASFSIEKLALQSLKLDLYPSQAMEADAEVLERLRPHPDLKKLSIKGYGGVQPSSWISQLHKLVEIKFRWCYQCVRLPPLDQLPSLKRVSLIGLINLQWIELSESESGTPQSISFPSLEEIRLEDLLIFRGWERRRRSRSSSRIEQEEEAIQEEVEVDDDSLLMLPFFSDNVEVATVRCPTFSYMHGQGLHLKKNSTRIIKELVRNVTIRHTPASSSSRMMATLISPSSISLLAPTSLTISEVEDLEHLPVVLLQSLPSIQSLAIKDCPRLKALPVWAILRYLTALKSLKISRCPELDLSTGESGYQEDMPEGPAYKLQELKFGWISQRHKLVEIEFRVCHNCMRLPPLDQLPSLKRIHLFRLRNLRCIELSESESGTPQSNSFPSLEEIRLEDLPKFRGWERRRSRSRSSSRIEQEEEAIQEEVEEDDDSLLMLPMFSDKVKVTTSGCPTFSYMHGQELHLKKTSTRIIKELVRNVTTRHASASSSSSSTSSSSRMMATLISISSISLLALTGLTISEVEDLEHLPVELLQSLPSLQSLEIWGCSRLKAPPVWAILRYLTALKSLTISLCPELELSTGESGYQEDMPEGPAYKLRELKFGWNREVETLPWWIQHLTNLESLGIGCRDLKAFPEWFPQLTSLKRLEISDCGEELRRRCRRNIGEDWPKISHIPKIYVGSDWNWALGSPQEEIWGGFSSASTSGVWLEGSFTAE, encoded by the exons ATGGCTGATCTGATCCTCGGGAGCATCGTGGATTCCATCACCGAACATCTCGTTTCCCTCGTTGCTCAGGAGATTGGGTTAATATCCGGTGTCAAACGCGAGCTCGAGAAACTCCGGGGCACTGTCTCTGCTATTGCTGCTCTGCTTCGTGAGGCTGAAAAGAGACGGATCGAGGCTGAGGACGTGAAAGACTGGCTTCAGAGGCTGAAAGTTGTGGTTTACGATGCTGACGATCTGTTGGATGACTTCTCCACTGAAGCCCTGCGTCGTCGGAGAGTGGTGGGAGGAGTTAAGCGAGTTCTGAATGAG GGATTTATCAAACCCCTGGGCAATAGGAAGACCCAGCTCGAAGAAGTCGGCCATGATTATTTTATGGAGCTGCTTTCGAGATCCTTTTTCCAGGACATAGTAGAAGATCGTTATGGCAACATTGTGAGATGCAAAATGCATGATTTGATGCATGACCTCGCGCAGTCGGTTGCGGGAGATAATTGCATCACCATTGACAGCTCCCATGAGAAAAGTATCCCACCAGGAGCTCGCCATGTATCCACCGACGATCCGTTGGTGTTGAAAAGCCGATTTGAGGGAGGCAAAAGATTAAGGTCCCTGCTTTTCACCAAAACGTTTGGCAATTTTCGAGAGCTTATTCATTTGGATGTCTCATGTTTCAGAAATCTACGGGCGCTACGTATTCGTAATGCACGCATAAATGTGATATCTGGTTCAATCGGTAAACTGAAGCATATGAGGAGCCTCGATCTATCATGGAATCCTTTTCAGTATCTTCCGAACTCTATAAGCGGGTTGTGCAATCTAGAGACGCTTAATCTTAGAGGTTGTCCGCATCTACAGAGATTACCCAGAGGCCTCACGAAGTTGGTTAATCTGAGGCAGCTTGATGTGAGTGAATGTGATAAGTTAACACATTTGCCAAGGGGGATTGGGAAGTTGACTAATCTGCAAATGCTAGGTGAATTTAAGGTGGGGAAGGATTCGATTCGAGATGCTGCAGGGTTGAATGAGTTGAGCAAACTTACTGGATTGAGGAAAGAATTAACTATCCAATGCTTGGAAAGAAGTGTTCCGAGCGGGTTGGAAGCTTCCTTCTCAATTGAGAAGTTAGCTCTCCAATCATTGAAGCTAGACTTGTACCCTTCACAAGCTATGGAGGCTGATGCAGAAGTTTTAGAAAGACTTCGGCCCCATCCAGATCTAAAGAAATTGTCAATCAAAGGATACGGTGGTGTCCAGCCTTCATCCTGGATTTCTCAACTTCATAAACTAGTCGAAATTAAGTTTAGGTGGTGTTATCAGTGCGTGCGTCTACCACCTCTAGACCAGCTGCCTTCACTCAAAAGAGTCTCCTTAATTGGTTTGATAAATCTGCAGTGGATAGAATTGTCGGAGAGTGAGAGTGGGACGCCGCAGTCTATTTCCTTTCCATCCTTAGAAGAAATAAGGCTGGAAGATTTGCTTATATTTAGGGGATgggagaggaggagaaggagcaGGAGCAGCAGTAGAATTGAACAAGAGGAAGAAGCTATTCAggaggaggtggaggtggaTGATGATTCTTTATTGATGCTCCCCTTCTTCTCTGACAATGTCGAGGTCGCCACAGTTAGATGCCCAACATTCTCATACATGCATGGTCAAGGGCTGCATCTGAAGAAAAACTCAACCAGAATTATAAAGGAGCTTGTGAGGAATGTAACTATTCGCCATACTCCAGCATCGTCGTCGTCGAGGATGATGGCGACGTTGATCTCCCCATCTTCTATATCTCTCCTCGCACCGACCAGCCTCACCATTTCTGAAGTGGAGGACTTAGAGCACTTACCGGTGGTGTTGCTTCAGTCCCTCCCGTCTATCCAGTCTCTTGCAATCAAAGATTGCCCTCGCCTGAAAGCTCTCCCTGTGTGGGCGATCCTCCGATACCTAACTGCCCTCAAGTCGTTGAAGATATCCCGCTGTCCAGAACTTGACTTATCAACGGGGGAATCAGGATATCAAGAAGACATGCCTGAAGGACCAGCTTATAAACTCCAAGAGTTGAAATTCGGGTGGATTTCTCAACGTCATAAACTAGTCGAAATTGAGTTTCGTGTTTGTCATAACTGCATGCGTCTACCACCTCTAGACCAGCTGCCTTCACTCAAAAGAATCCACTTATTTCGTTTGAGGAATTTGCGCTGCATAGAATTGTCGGAGAGTGAGAGTGGGACGCCGCAGTCTAATTCCTTTCCATCCTTAGAAGAAATAAGGCTGGAAGATTTGCCAAAATTTAGGGGAtgggagaggaggaggagcaggaGCAGGAGCAGCAGTAGAATTGAACAAGAGGAAGAAGCTATTCAggaggaggtggaggaggaTGATGATTCTTTATTGATGCTCCCCATGTTCTCTGACAAGGTCAAGGTCACCACATCTGGATGCCCAACATTCTCGTACATGCATGGTCAAGAGCTGCATCTGAAGAAAACCTCAACCAGAATTATAAAGGAGCTTGTGAGGAATGTAACTACACGCCATGCTTcagcatcatcatcatcatcgtcgaCGTCATCGTCGTCGAGGATGATGGCGACGTTGATCTCCATATCTTCTATATCTCTCCTCGCACTGACCGGCCTCACCATTTCTGAAGTGGAGGACTTAGAGCACTTACCGGTGGAGTTGCTTCAGTCCCTCCCGTCTCTCCAATCTCTCGAAATCTGGGGTTGCTCTCGCCTGAAAGCTCCCCCTGTGTGGGCGATCCTCCGATACCTAACTGCCCTCAAGTCGTTGACGATATCCCTCTGTCCAGAACTTGAATTATCAACGGGGGAGTCAGGATATCAAGAAGACATGCCTGAAGGACCAGCTTATAAACTCCGAGAGTTGAAATTCGGGTGGAATAGAGAAGTGGAGACTCTCCCATGGTGGATTCAGCACCTCACCAACCTGGAAAGCTTAGGAATCGGATGCCGGGATCTGAAGGCTTTTCCTGAGTGGTTTCCACAGCTTACCTCACTCAAACGTCTTGAGATTTCTGATTGCGGGGAAGAGCTGAGAAGAAGGTGCAGAAGGAACATCGGAGAGGACTGGCCTAAGATTTCTCACATCCCGAAAATATATGTGGGCTCGGACTGGAACTGGGCCTTGGGCTCTCCTCAAGAG GAGATATGGGGGGGCTTTTCCTCTGCTTCTACTTCCGGTGTTTGGCTAGAAGGCTCTTTTACTGCTGAGTGA
- the LOC116187386 gene encoding putative disease resistance protein RGA4 isoform X2, with amino-acid sequence MADLILGSIVDSITEHLVSLVAQEIGLISGVKRELEKLRGTVSAIAALLREAEKRRIEAEDVKDWLQRLKVVVYDADDLLDDFSTEALRRRRVVGGVKRVLNEVRIFLSSSNQLVSASTMAHRVKEIRERIDGIKSDRSDFKVEGNDGSTLGVLVENQLRPETYPYKPERYVVGRDEDTKEVIDILLNPDFEENVSTLPIVGIGGLGKTTLARLVFNNASIKEYFSVKLWVCVSTNFDAEEIVRKIVGESTLGKDELTKKLGEKLDGKKFLLVLDDLWNENRSKWLELEEFLMNGAKGSKILVTTRHLKVVKTMTPPKCHELKGLPEDQSLALLMRMAGKQEYEWKSQNLEEIAKEILKKCVGVPLAIKTIGRLLVFLRNKEEWLNFKNNELSRIDHEEGDIMPSLKLSYDFLPSHLKQCFAYCCLFPKDYELDTSELIHLWMAQGFIKPLGNRKTQLEEVGHDYFMELLSRSFFQDIVEDRYGNIVRCKMHDLMHDLAQSVAGDNCITIDSSHEKSIPPGARHVSTDDPLVLKSRFEGGKRLRSLLFTKTFGNFRELIHLDVSCFRNLRALRIRNARINVISGSIGKLKHMRSLDLSWNPFQYLPNSISGLCNLETLNLRGCPHLQRLPRGLTKLVNLRQLDVSECDKLTHLPRGIGKLTNLQMLGEFKVGKDSIRDAAGLNELSKLTGLRKELTIQCLERSVPSGLEASFSIEKLALQSLKLDLYPSQAMEADAEVLERLRPHPDLKKLSIKGYGGVQPSSWISQLHKLVEIKFRWCYQCVRLPPLDQLPSLKRVSLIGLINLQWIELSESESGTPQSISFPSLEEIRLEDLLIFRGWERRRRSRSSSRIEQEEEAIQEEVEVDDDSLLMLPFFSDNVEVATVRCPTFSYMHGQGLHLKKNSTRIIKELVRNVTIRHTPASSSSRMMATLISPSSISLLAPTSLTISEVEDLEHLPVVLLQSLPSIQSLAIKDCPRLKALPVWAILRYLTALKSLKISRCPELDLSTGESGYQEDMPEGPAYKLQELKFGWISQRHKLVEIEFRVCHNCMRLPPLDQLPSLKRIHLFRLRNLRCIELSESESGTPQSNSFPSLEEIRLEDLPKFRGWERRRSRSRSSSRIEQEEEAIQEEVEEDDDSLLMLPMFSDKVKVTTSGCPTFSYMHGQELHLKKTSTRIIKELVRNVTTRHASASSSSSSTSSSSRMMATLISISSISLLALTGLTISEVEDLEHLPVELLQSLPSLQSLEIWGCSRLKAPPVWAILRYLTALKSLTISLCPELELSTGESGYQEDMPEGPAYKLRELKFGWNREVETLPWWIQHLTNLESLGIGCRDLKAFPEWFPQLTSLKRLEISDCGEELRRRCRRNIGEDWPKISHIPKIYVGSDWNWALGSPQEIWGGFSSASTSGVWLEGSFTAE; translated from the exons ATGGCTGATCTGATCCTCGGGAGCATCGTGGATTCCATCACCGAACATCTCGTTTCCCTCGTTGCTCAGGAGATTGGGTTAATATCCGGTGTCAAACGCGAGCTCGAGAAACTCCGGGGCACTGTCTCTGCTATTGCTGCTCTGCTTCGTGAGGCTGAAAAGAGACGGATCGAGGCTGAGGACGTGAAAGACTGGCTTCAGAGGCTGAAAGTTGTGGTTTACGATGCTGACGATCTGTTGGATGACTTCTCCACTGAAGCCCTGCGTCGTCGGAGAGTGGTGGGAGGAGTTAAGCGAGTTCTGAATGAGGTGCGTATCTTTCTCTCATCTTCTAATCAGCTTGTTTCTGCCAGTACGATGGCACATCGAGTCAAGGAGATTAGAGAGAGGATCGATGGCATTAAGAGTGATAGGTCTGACTTTAAGGTCGAGGGAAACGATGGTAGTACTCTTGGGGTTTTGGTGGAGAACCAACTTAGGCCGGAAACGTATCCGTACAAGCCTGAACGATATGTGGTTGGAAGAGATGAAGACACAAAAGAAGTCATCGACATTTTACTCAATCCTGATTTTGAGGAGAATGTATCTACCCTACCTATAGTTGGGATTGGAGGCCTCGGGAAAACAACTTTAGCAAGACTGGTATTCAACAATGCGAGCATTAAGGAATATTTCTCTGTTAAGCTTTGGGTTTGTGTGTCCACAAATTTCGATGCGGAGGAAATTGTGAGGAAGATAGTTGGAGAATCCACTCTTGGCAAGGATGAGTTGACAAAAAAGCTGGGAGAAAAGCTCGATGGGAAGAAGTTTTTACTTGtgttagatgatttatggaaTGAAAACCGGTCTAAATGGTTGGAACTTGAAGAATTTCTTATGAATGGTGCAAAAGGCAGTAAAATATTAGTGACCACTCGCCATCTTAAAGTGGTCAAAACTATGACACCACCAAAATGTCATGAGTTGAAGGGCTTACCTGAGGATCAGTCGCTCGCTTTGCTAATGCGAATGGCAGGGAAGCAAGAATACGAGTGGAAATCTCAGAATTTAGAAGAGATCGCAAAAGAAATTCTGAAGAAGTGTGTTGGAGTTCCCCTTGCCATCAAGACGATTGGGCGATTGTTGGTATTTTTGAGAAATAAGGAGGAATGGTTGAACTTCAAGAATAATGAGTTATCGAGAATAGATCATGAGGAAGGTGATATCATGCCATCGCTAAAGCTAAGCTATGATTTTCTGCCTTCACATTTGAAGCAGTGCTTTGCTTACTGCTGCTTGTTTCCAAAAGATTACGAGCTAGACACATCTGAGCTCATTCATCTTTGGATGGCACAGGGATTTATCAAACCCCTGGGCAATAGGAAGACCCAGCTCGAAGAAGTCGGCCATGATTATTTTATGGAGCTGCTTTCGAGATCCTTTTTCCAGGACATAGTAGAAGATCGTTATGGCAACATTGTGAGATGCAAAATGCATGATTTGATGCATGACCTCGCGCAGTCGGTTGCGGGAGATAATTGCATCACCATTGACAGCTCCCATGAGAAAAGTATCCCACCAGGAGCTCGCCATGTATCCACCGACGATCCGTTGGTGTTGAAAAGCCGATTTGAGGGAGGCAAAAGATTAAGGTCCCTGCTTTTCACCAAAACGTTTGGCAATTTTCGAGAGCTTATTCATTTGGATGTCTCATGTTTCAGAAATCTACGGGCGCTACGTATTCGTAATGCACGCATAAATGTGATATCTGGTTCAATCGGTAAACTGAAGCATATGAGGAGCCTCGATCTATCATGGAATCCTTTTCAGTATCTTCCGAACTCTATAAGCGGGTTGTGCAATCTAGAGACGCTTAATCTTAGAGGTTGTCCGCATCTACAGAGATTACCCAGAGGCCTCACGAAGTTGGTTAATCTGAGGCAGCTTGATGTGAGTGAATGTGATAAGTTAACACATTTGCCAAGGGGGATTGGGAAGTTGACTAATCTGCAAATGCTAGGTGAATTTAAGGTGGGGAAGGATTCGATTCGAGATGCTGCAGGGTTGAATGAGTTGAGCAAACTTACTGGATTGAGGAAAGAATTAACTATCCAATGCTTGGAAAGAAGTGTTCCGAGCGGGTTGGAAGCTTCCTTCTCAATTGAGAAGTTAGCTCTCCAATCATTGAAGCTAGACTTGTACCCTTCACAAGCTATGGAGGCTGATGCAGAAGTTTTAGAAAGACTTCGGCCCCATCCAGATCTAAAGAAATTGTCAATCAAAGGATACGGTGGTGTCCAGCCTTCATCCTGGATTTCTCAACTTCATAAACTAGTCGAAATTAAGTTTAGGTGGTGTTATCAGTGCGTGCGTCTACCACCTCTAGACCAGCTGCCTTCACTCAAAAGAGTCTCCTTAATTGGTTTGATAAATCTGCAGTGGATAGAATTGTCGGAGAGTGAGAGTGGGACGCCGCAGTCTATTTCCTTTCCATCCTTAGAAGAAATAAGGCTGGAAGATTTGCTTATATTTAGGGGATgggagaggaggagaaggagcaGGAGCAGCAGTAGAATTGAACAAGAGGAAGAAGCTATTCAggaggaggtggaggtggaTGATGATTCTTTATTGATGCTCCCCTTCTTCTCTGACAATGTCGAGGTCGCCACAGTTAGATGCCCAACATTCTCATACATGCATGGTCAAGGGCTGCATCTGAAGAAAAACTCAACCAGAATTATAAAGGAGCTTGTGAGGAATGTAACTATTCGCCATACTCCAGCATCGTCGTCGTCGAGGATGATGGCGACGTTGATCTCCCCATCTTCTATATCTCTCCTCGCACCGACCAGCCTCACCATTTCTGAAGTGGAGGACTTAGAGCACTTACCGGTGGTGTTGCTTCAGTCCCTCCCGTCTATCCAGTCTCTTGCAATCAAAGATTGCCCTCGCCTGAAAGCTCTCCCTGTGTGGGCGATCCTCCGATACCTAACTGCCCTCAAGTCGTTGAAGATATCCCGCTGTCCAGAACTTGACTTATCAACGGGGGAATCAGGATATCAAGAAGACATGCCTGAAGGACCAGCTTATAAACTCCAAGAGTTGAAATTCGGGTGGATTTCTCAACGTCATAAACTAGTCGAAATTGAGTTTCGTGTTTGTCATAACTGCATGCGTCTACCACCTCTAGACCAGCTGCCTTCACTCAAAAGAATCCACTTATTTCGTTTGAGGAATTTGCGCTGCATAGAATTGTCGGAGAGTGAGAGTGGGACGCCGCAGTCTAATTCCTTTCCATCCTTAGAAGAAATAAGGCTGGAAGATTTGCCAAAATTTAGGGGAtgggagaggaggaggagcaggaGCAGGAGCAGCAGTAGAATTGAACAAGAGGAAGAAGCTATTCAggaggaggtggaggaggaTGATGATTCTTTATTGATGCTCCCCATGTTCTCTGACAAGGTCAAGGTCACCACATCTGGATGCCCAACATTCTCGTACATGCATGGTCAAGAGCTGCATCTGAAGAAAACCTCAACCAGAATTATAAAGGAGCTTGTGAGGAATGTAACTACACGCCATGCTTcagcatcatcatcatcatcgtcgaCGTCATCGTCGTCGAGGATGATGGCGACGTTGATCTCCATATCTTCTATATCTCTCCTCGCACTGACCGGCCTCACCATTTCTGAAGTGGAGGACTTAGAGCACTTACCGGTGGAGTTGCTTCAGTCCCTCCCGTCTCTCCAATCTCTCGAAATCTGGGGTTGCTCTCGCCTGAAAGCTCCCCCTGTGTGGGCGATCCTCCGATACCTAACTGCCCTCAAGTCGTTGACGATATCCCTCTGTCCAGAACTTGAATTATCAACGGGGGAGTCAGGATATCAAGAAGACATGCCTGAAGGACCAGCTTATAAACTCCGAGAGTTGAAATTCGGGTGGAATAGAGAAGTGGAGACTCTCCCATGGTGGATTCAGCACCTCACCAACCTGGAAAGCTTAGGAATCGGATGCCGGGATCTGAAGGCTTTTCCTGAGTGGTTTCCACAGCTTACCTCACTCAAACGTCTTGAGATTTCTGATTGCGGGGAAGAGCTGAGAAGAAGGTGCAGAAGGAACATCGGAGAGGACTGGCCTAAGATTTCTCACATCCCGAAAATATATGTGGGCTCGGACTGGAACTGGGCCTTGGGCTCTCCTCAAGAG ATATGGGGGGGCTTTTCCTCTGCTTCTACTTCCGGTGTTTGGCTAGAAGGCTCTTTTACTGCTGAGTGA